Proteins encoded in a region of the Geobacillus genomosp. 3 genome:
- a CDS encoding Vga family ABC-F type ribosomal protection protein: protein MILLEAFNIKHYVKDRLLLDVDRLTIYKNDRIGLVGRNGSGKTTLLNILAGMIAPEKRRVVRHARCELLPQLKQMDTAKSGGEVTQAYIRDLMTKDPELLLADEPTTHLDQEHIEWLEKQLQQWKGAFILVSHDRAFLDALCTTIWEVHEGKVKEYKGRYSDYVEQKEQERRQQQLAYENYEKKKQALERALELKKRKAERATKVSGKKVSPSEAKITGAKPYFAKKQKKLQKAAKAIETRLEKLEKVEKIKELAPIKMNLPNEDTFKDRIIIRAQEVAGVIGQRVLWNKASFHVRGGEKLAIIGPNGSGKTTLVKKIVDQEEGIIVSPAVKMGYFSQNLNILDVHQSILENVRSTSKQDETLIRTVLARLHFFRDDVYKPVGVLSGGERVKVALAKLFVSDINTLILDEPTNFLDIEAMSALESLLQEYEGTVIFVSHDRRFIENVATRILVIRHKEIQLFDGTYKQYEQQKHRDTRNTTEDERLLLETKIAEVLSRLSIEPNEELEQEFQRLLAEKRKLDFGEIDKFT, encoded by the coding sequence ATGATTCTTCTAGAAGCGTTCAATATCAAACATTATGTGAAAGACCGGTTATTACTTGATGTCGATCGATTGACCATTTATAAAAATGACCGCATCGGCTTAGTGGGGCGTAATGGCAGCGGCAAGACGACATTGTTAAACATATTGGCAGGAATGATTGCCCCAGAAAAGAGAAGAGTGGTTCGCCATGCTCGATGCGAATTGTTGCCACAGTTAAAGCAGATGGACACTGCGAAAAGCGGCGGAGAAGTGACACAAGCCTATATTCGCGATTTGATGACTAAAGACCCGGAGCTTTTGTTGGCGGACGAACCAACGACCCATTTAGATCAAGAGCATATCGAATGGCTAGAAAAGCAGTTACAGCAATGGAAGGGAGCGTTTATCCTCGTATCCCACGACCGGGCGTTTCTCGATGCGCTTTGCACCACCATCTGGGAAGTTCATGAAGGGAAGGTCAAAGAGTATAAAGGGCGTTACAGCGACTATGTGGAACAAAAAGAACAGGAACGCCGACAGCAACAGTTAGCTTATGAAAATTATGAAAAAAAGAAACAAGCGCTAGAGAGAGCATTGGAACTAAAAAAGCGAAAAGCGGAAAGAGCCACAAAAGTTTCCGGAAAGAAGGTGAGCCCATCGGAAGCGAAAATCACCGGGGCGAAGCCGTATTTTGCGAAAAAGCAAAAAAAGTTGCAAAAAGCAGCCAAAGCCATCGAAACAAGATTAGAGAAACTAGAAAAAGTGGAAAAAATAAAGGAACTGGCTCCCATCAAAATGAACTTGCCTAACGAGGATACGTTTAAAGATCGAATCATTATTCGAGCGCAAGAGGTCGCAGGCGTGATCGGCCAACGTGTTCTATGGAATAAAGCGAGCTTTCATGTACGTGGGGGCGAGAAGCTCGCGATTATCGGCCCGAATGGGAGCGGCAAAACTACTTTAGTGAAAAAGATCGTTGACCAAGAAGAAGGAATTATAGTTTCCCCAGCGGTGAAAATGGGGTATTTTAGCCAAAACTTAAATATTTTAGATGTTCATCAGTCGATTTTGGAGAATGTACGCTCCACATCGAAACAAGATGAAACGCTTATTCGCACCGTCTTGGCAAGGCTGCATTTCTTCCGAGATGATGTTTATAAACCCGTAGGAGTTTTAAGCGGCGGTGAGCGGGTAAAAGTCGCGCTTGCTAAATTATTCGTCAGTGATATCAATACGCTCATTTTAGATGAACCGACAAACTTCCTCGATATTGAAGCGATGAGCGCATTGGAATCGCTATTACAAGAATACGAAGGAACCGTCATTTTCGTATCCCATGACCGTCGGTTCATTGAGAATGTCGCTACACGTATATTGGTGATTCGCCATAAAGAAATTCAACTGTTTGACGGAACATATAAACAATATGAGCAGCAAAAACATCGCGATACGCGCAATACGACAGAAGACGAGCGGCTTTTACTCGAGACGAAAATAGCGGAGGTGCTGAGCCGCTTGAGCATTGAGCCAAACGAAGAGCTTGAACAGGAATTTCAGCGGCTTTTGGCGGAAAAACGAAAACTGGATTTCGGGGAAATTGATAAGTTTACATAA
- a CDS encoding DHH family phosphoesterase, with protein sequence MIKLFTDSDLDGIGCGLLAKLAFTEVNISFCSYRNLDERVARFLQTEEADNAMLFITDLAVGKDVEQQLAERAKRGGHVQVVDHHVTALHFNDYPWGWVVPADGDGKKTCATSLFYEYLVREGKLTPSDSLATFVELVRQYDTWEWEENGNVQAKRLNDLFSILGLDGFWETMSERLASGEPFALTETEELLLDTEEKKIQRYIRQKQKQLVQRWLGDYCIGVVFAERNLSELGNALSKRYPHLDLIAMVNMGTKHIGFRTIHDDVNVAEFAKQFGGGGHPKASGCFVDDTTFPLFVIETFPLAPVYGDAEQNQLNKREEAEGVFWTNHHGQWWLSRQTERGWTWYADGGEARTFPDEATGERWLKRQFAAGLAHDAAVLEFLSARLGRDKDAIQADYPAAVKQYNQQTGIER encoded by the coding sequence ATGATCAAATTATTTACCGACAGCGATTTAGACGGTATCGGCTGCGGGTTGCTCGCCAAACTGGCGTTTACGGAAGTAAACATTTCGTTTTGCTCCTACCGGAATTTGGATGAACGGGTCGCCCGGTTTCTACAAACTGAAGAAGCGGACAACGCCATGCTGTTTATCACCGACTTGGCCGTCGGCAAGGATGTTGAGCAGCAGCTCGCCGAACGGGCCAAGCGCGGCGGTCATGTGCAAGTCGTCGATCACCACGTGACGGCACTTCATTTCAATGACTACCCGTGGGGGTGGGTTGTGCCGGCCGATGGTGACGGCAAAAAAACGTGTGCGACTTCTCTTTTTTATGAATACCTCGTCCGGGAAGGGAAACTGACGCCAAGCGACTCGCTAGCAACGTTCGTCGAGCTCGTCCGTCAATACGATACATGGGAATGGGAAGAAAACGGAAATGTGCAAGCCAAGCGGCTCAATGATTTGTTTTCGATTTTGGGGCTCGACGGCTTTTGGGAGACGATGAGCGAGCGTCTCGCCTCCGGTGAACCGTTCGCCTTGACCGAAACGGAAGAGCTGCTTTTGGATACGGAAGAAAAGAAAATTCAACGCTACATCCGGCAAAAACAAAAGCAGCTCGTTCAACGCTGGCTCGGTGATTATTGCATTGGCGTTGTGTTTGCCGAGCGGAATCTTTCCGAACTTGGCAACGCCTTATCGAAACGATACCCGCATCTGGATCTCATCGCTATGGTCAATATGGGGACAAAGCATATCGGCTTTCGTACCATTCACGATGACGTCAATGTTGCTGAGTTCGCTAAGCAGTTTGGCGGCGGCGGCCACCCGAAGGCATCGGGCTGCTTTGTGGATGACACGACCTTCCCGCTGTTTGTCATCGAAACGTTCCCGCTTGCACCCGTTTATGGCGATGCGGAACAAAACCAACTGAACAAGCGGGAAGAGGCGGAAGGCGTGTTTTGGACGAATCATCATGGCCAATGGTGGTTAAGCCGTCAGACGGAACGAGGATGGACATGGTATGCCGACGGGGGAGAAGCTCGTACATTCCCCGATGAAGCCACGGGCGAACGCTGGCTGAAGCGGCAGTTTGCCGCAGGGCTTGCTCACGATGCCGCTGTGCTTGAGTTTTTAAGCGCGCGGCTCGGCCGGGATAAAGATGCCATTCAAGCCGACTATCCGGCAGCTGTCAAGCAATACAACCAACAAACCGGCATCGAACGATGA
- a CDS encoding nitric oxide reductase activation protein NorD → MERFMMFNDRPIDSFLVMQLSDLAQTLARSRRWTVEFAAHSGVHLAKQTIYVSQLWDVYPLPDKERAMKSDVALRMVGTYRHTDAAAVRAFRRTAEAQRLPKLLKQLFSFAEDLRLEAVCERERPGLKRWFRARRRLHRRYFFQQWQANRTRGALADQFLAAMYLRLTADSPLDDVPLAPMADGAGQARLEALWPQFFDASSTAETARWALAVVELMERVLPGDMVNAYTSLPIVDHDEERKMTLHDLKRTDPLENRDTLNDSPSGEVHRQVLSTWHRETSRTGGNFLRFELERGTRTGMFGDGARPGEDGDQALAIVQGTSRPTKRNEYGPEAHASFGDHPSTGNGAPYGEVNRQAGLVLLPTSPPSPTHLEQYRTKQAAVAPYRKRLVRVMEQWLEHQRSAWRTNLPAGRLRKQLVPFFTEERPRLFYKKGEPARRFDAVFGLLVDCSASMHDKMEETKTGLILCHETLKTLRVPHAIVGFWEDANEATASWQPNYMQMAISFRQSLEPSSGPSILQLEPHEDNRDGFAIRWMTEQLLCRPEAQKVLLVFSDGEPAAYGYEQNGIIDTHEAVVEARRRGIEVVNLFLGRGADDEPTRRTIENIYGRFRVFVPHVSELTDRLLPLLKTWLQKSL, encoded by the coding sequence ATGGAACGGTTTATGATGTTCAACGACCGGCCGATCGACTCGTTTTTGGTCATGCAGCTTTCCGATCTCGCCCAAACGCTTGCCCGCAGCCGCCGTTGGACAGTGGAGTTTGCCGCCCACTCCGGCGTGCATTTGGCCAAGCAGACGATTTATGTCAGCCAGTTGTGGGATGTGTACCCACTTCCGGATAAAGAACGGGCGATGAAAAGCGACGTCGCCTTGCGGATGGTTGGCACATACCGGCATACCGATGCGGCTGCCGTCCGCGCCTTCCGGCGGACAGCCGAGGCGCAGCGGCTCCCAAAACTGTTAAAGCAGCTGTTTTCCTTCGCTGAAGATCTTCGCCTAGAGGCTGTCTGCGAGCGGGAACGGCCGGGGTTGAAACGTTGGTTTCGCGCACGCCGCCGCTTGCACCGCCGCTATTTTTTCCAGCAATGGCAGGCGAACCGGACGCGGGGTGCCTTGGCCGATCAATTTTTGGCCGCCATGTATTTGCGGCTGACCGCGGATTCGCCGCTTGACGATGTTCCGCTCGCCCCGATGGCGGATGGAGCCGGACAAGCGCGCCTTGAAGCGCTATGGCCGCAATTTTTTGACGCCTCATCGACGGCGGAAACGGCCCGCTGGGCGTTGGCGGTTGTAGAGCTGATGGAACGTGTGCTGCCAGGGGATATGGTAAACGCCTACACGTCGCTGCCGATCGTTGATCATGATGAAGAACGGAAGATGACGCTTCACGATTTAAAGCGGACCGATCCGTTGGAAAACCGCGATACATTGAATGATTCCCCAAGCGGGGAAGTGCACCGGCAAGTGCTGTCAACCTGGCATCGGGAAACGAGTCGAACAGGCGGGAATTTTCTCCGCTTTGAGTTGGAGCGCGGCACGCGCACCGGCATGTTTGGCGACGGAGCGCGGCCAGGTGAGGACGGAGATCAGGCGCTCGCCATCGTCCAAGGAACGTCGCGGCCGACGAAGCGAAACGAATATGGTCCCGAGGCGCACGCCTCCTTCGGCGACCATCCGTCTACCGGAAACGGTGCACCGTATGGCGAGGTGAACCGTCAAGCCGGTCTCGTTCTTCTTCCTACCTCGCCGCCAAGTCCGACTCATCTCGAGCAGTACCGCACCAAGCAGGCAGCGGTGGCGCCGTACCGGAAGCGGCTCGTGCGCGTGATGGAGCAATGGCTTGAGCATCAGCGCAGCGCCTGGCGCACTAACTTGCCCGCCGGGCGGCTGCGCAAACAGTTAGTGCCGTTTTTCACCGAAGAGCGGCCGCGCCTGTTTTACAAAAAAGGCGAGCCAGCGCGGCGGTTTGATGCAGTGTTCGGGCTGTTAGTTGATTGTTCAGCCTCGATGCATGACAAAATGGAGGAGACGAAAACCGGCCTTATTCTTTGCCACGAGACGCTGAAAACGCTGCGGGTGCCGCACGCCATTGTTGGATTTTGGGAAGATGCGAACGAAGCCACCGCTTCTTGGCAGCCAAACTATATGCAAATGGCCATATCGTTTCGCCAGTCATTGGAGCCATCAAGCGGCCCGTCGATCCTGCAGCTTGAGCCGCACGAAGACAACCGTGACGGATTCGCCATCCGTTGGATGACAGAACAACTCCTCTGCCGTCCGGAAGCACAAAAAGTGCTGCTCGTGTTTTCCGATGGCGAACCGGCCGCATATGGCTACGAACAAAACGGCATCATCGATACACATGAAGCGGTCGTCGAAGCGCGGCGCCGCGGCATTGAGGTCGTCAACCTCTTTTTAGGCCGCGGGGCGGATGACGAACCGACGCGACGAACGATCGAAAACATTTACGGCCGTTTCCGCGTCTTCGTACCACATGTCAGTGAGCTGACGGACCGGCTGCTTCCGCTTTTGAAAACGTGGCTGCAAAAAAGCTTGTGA
- a CDS encoding ATP-binding protein, protein MITWPLVVTEEMKKRKELFHRDPDRVLVGSGGYTAEDEAILHDAAVALALGKNVLLKGPTGSGKTRLAETLSALFGQPMHSINCSVDLDAEALLGFKTIVHRGGQAVIDYVPGPVIQAMTKGHLLYIDEINMAKPETLPILNSVLDYRRRLTNPLTGEVVEAKPTFGVIAAINEGYIGTVPLNEALKNRFVVIDVPYVQGATLKSVLLAQTTLTDETLIDRFVSLSADLLAQVRNGQVAEEAASVRALLDACDLAAYMPPLRAIERSIVDKLDDERERAAARNIAETWFDE, encoded by the coding sequence ATGATCACATGGCCATTGGTTGTAACCGAAGAAATGAAAAAGCGAAAAGAACTGTTCCACCGCGACCCGGATCGGGTGTTGGTCGGGTCTGGCGGATATACGGCCGAAGACGAGGCCATCCTCCATGATGCGGCAGTCGCGCTCGCACTTGGAAAAAACGTGCTCTTAAAAGGACCGACCGGATCCGGAAAGACGCGGCTTGCGGAAACATTGTCAGCCTTGTTTGGGCAGCCGATGCACAGCATCAACTGCTCCGTCGACCTCGATGCCGAAGCGCTGCTTGGGTTTAAGACGATCGTGCACCGTGGCGGCCAGGCGGTGATTGATTACGTTCCCGGCCCGGTCATTCAGGCGATGACAAAAGGCCATTTGTTATACATTGATGAAATCAACATGGCCAAACCGGAAACGCTCCCGATTTTAAACAGCGTCCTCGATTACCGGCGCCGGCTCACCAACCCACTCACCGGCGAGGTCGTCGAGGCGAAGCCGACATTTGGCGTCATCGCAGCGATCAACGAAGGCTATATCGGCACCGTGCCGCTCAACGAAGCGTTAAAAAACCGGTTTGTCGTCATCGATGTGCCGTACGTGCAAGGAGCAACGTTAAAATCGGTGCTGTTGGCGCAAACTACATTAACGGACGAAACGTTGATCGACCGTTTCGTTTCTCTGTCAGCCGACTTGCTCGCGCAAGTGCGAAACGGGCAAGTCGCCGAGGAAGCGGCCTCGGTGCGCGCCCTGTTGGATGCGTGTGACTTGGCCGCGTATATGCCGCCGTTGCGCGCCATTGAACGAAGCATTGTCGATAAGCTCGACGATGAGCGGGAACGGGCTGCGGCGCGCAACATCGCTGAAACATGGTTTGATGAGTAG
- a CDS encoding helix-turn-helix transcriptional regulator has protein sequence MGEKRTPSGFLLKQRAFLKLYLITLTEQERLYGLKLLDVLRQEFKPFGYRPNHSEVYKALHDLIEDGILKQVKQKKEGMKYQEVVYYRFAEGGQEKAKLYKRQLKAELDRCAALIRKAIEDNYS, from the coding sequence ATGGGGGAGAAACGGACGCCTAGCGGTTTTCTGTTAAAACAACGTGCGTTTTTAAAATTATATTTGATTACGTTGACGGAGCAGGAACGGTTGTACGGCCTGAAGCTGCTCGATGTGCTGCGTCAGGAGTTTAAACCGTTCGGTTATCGCCCGAACCATTCAGAAGTGTACAAAGCGCTCCACGATTTAATCGAAGACGGCATTTTAAAACAAGTGAAACAGAAAAAAGAGGGAATGAAGTACCAGGAAGTGGTGTATTACCGGTTCGCCGAGGGCGGGCAGGAAAAAGCGAAACTGTACAAACGGCAGCTGAAAGCGGAACTCGACCGATGCGCGGCGCTCATTCGCAAGGCGATTGAGGACAACTACAGCTAG
- the purU gene encoding formyltetrahydrofolate deformylase: MTTFRQHRWQSFLQGYEQRARLLISCPDRPGIVAAVTSFLYEHGANIVESSQYSTDPEGGTFFLRLEFDCPNIADRKAAIEAAFAPIAAEFGMDWQLRLHNDIRRIAIFVSKAEHCLLELLWQWQAGELIADIALVVSNHPDLRDAVEPLGIPYVYIPVTKETKADAEAEQIRLLHEYRIDTIVLARYMQILSPAFVAEFPGRIINIHHSFLPAFIGARPYERAYERGVKLIGATSHYVTDDLDEGPIIEQDVARVDHRHHPDDLKRIGRLIEKTVLARALKWHLEDRVIIHGNKTIVFY; this comes from the coding sequence ATGACGACGTTTCGCCAACATCGCTGGCAATCATTCTTGCAAGGGTATGAACAGCGCGCCCGGCTGCTCATTTCCTGTCCGGACCGCCCAGGCATTGTCGCCGCGGTCACGTCTTTTTTGTATGAACATGGCGCCAATATCGTCGAGTCCAGCCAATACTCGACCGATCCAGAAGGAGGCACGTTTTTCCTCCGCTTGGAGTTTGACTGTCCCAACATTGCCGATCGAAAAGCGGCGATCGAGGCGGCGTTTGCCCCGATCGCCGCTGAGTTCGGCATGGATTGGCAGCTTCGCCTCCATAACGATATTCGGCGGATCGCCATTTTCGTCTCGAAAGCGGAACACTGCTTGCTTGAACTTCTTTGGCAATGGCAGGCAGGCGAACTGATCGCCGATATCGCGCTCGTTGTCAGCAACCACCCGGATTTGCGCGATGCGGTCGAACCGCTCGGCATCCCGTATGTGTACATTCCGGTGACGAAAGAAACGAAAGCCGATGCCGAGGCGGAACAAATTCGTCTGCTTCATGAATATCGCATCGATACGATCGTGCTCGCCCGCTACATGCAAATTTTATCGCCGGCGTTTGTTGCCGAATTCCCGGGGCGGATCATCAACATCCACCACTCATTTTTGCCGGCATTTATCGGCGCCAGGCCGTACGAGCGGGCGTATGAGCGCGGAGTGAAGCTGATCGGCGCTACATCCCACTATGTCACCGATGATTTGGATGAAGGGCCGATCATCGAGCAGGATGTCGCCCGTGTCGATCACCGCCATCACCCTGACGATTTGAAACGGATCGGCCGCTTGATTGAAAAGACGGTGCTCGCTCGGGCGCTCAAATGGCATTTGGAAGACCGGGTCATTATTCACGGCAACAAAACGATCGTGTTTTACTAA
- the hmpA gene encoding NO-inducible flavohemoprotein: MATTTALHPKTIEIVKSTVPVLEQHGEQITKRFYQLMFSNHPELLNIFNHANQKQGRQQRALAAAVYAAARYIDQLDAILPVVRQIGHKHRSLGIKPEQYPIVGKHLLLAIKDVLGDAATDEVMAAWAEAYEAIASVFIQVEEGMYNEAAAKPGGWRDFRRFVVAKKVKESDVITSFYFEPEDGGAISDYLPGQYVSVKLDIPGETYTHIRQYSLSDAPGKGYYRISVKREAATAEKPAGIVSNYLHDHIHEGDVVELSAPAGDFTLDLTKETPVVLISGGVGITPLLSMASTAAIRQPNRSVTFLQAALNGRVQAFDEELRTLAERPSFAYYLCYESPSEDDRRHPHFSKEGRIDLAWMQTVIPTKDADFYFCGPVPFMKTVYRALTEWGVPEERIHYEFFGPAGDLTKD, encoded by the coding sequence ATGGCTACGACAACGGCTTTGCACCCAAAAACGATTGAGATCGTCAAATCGACCGTACCAGTGTTGGAGCAGCACGGCGAACAAATTACCAAACGGTTTTACCAACTGATGTTTTCCAACCATCCGGAATTGTTGAATATTTTCAACCATGCCAACCAAAAACAAGGGCGGCAGCAACGCGCTCTGGCGGCAGCCGTATACGCAGCGGCGCGCTATATCGATCAGCTCGATGCCATTTTGCCGGTCGTGCGGCAAATCGGCCATAAGCACCGGAGCTTGGGCATCAAACCGGAACAATACCCGATTGTCGGAAAACATTTGTTATTGGCAATCAAAGACGTGCTTGGCGACGCCGCCACCGATGAGGTGATGGCGGCTTGGGCGGAAGCGTATGAAGCCATTGCCTCAGTCTTTATTCAAGTCGAAGAGGGGATGTATAACGAAGCGGCAGCCAAACCGGGCGGTTGGCGCGATTTCCGTCGCTTTGTTGTCGCCAAAAAAGTGAAAGAAAGCGACGTCATCACGTCGTTTTATTTCGAGCCGGAAGACGGCGGCGCCATCAGCGACTATTTGCCGGGCCAATATGTGAGCGTAAAACTGGACATCCCTGGTGAAACGTATACGCACATTCGCCAATACAGCTTATCCGACGCTCCCGGCAAAGGGTATTACCGCATCAGCGTCAAACGGGAAGCAGCAACGGCGGAAAAACCGGCCGGCATCGTGTCGAACTATTTGCATGACCACATTCACGAAGGCGATGTCGTCGAGTTAAGCGCTCCAGCCGGGGACTTTACGCTTGATTTGACGAAGGAAACCCCAGTTGTGTTGATCAGCGGCGGCGTGGGGATCACCCCGCTTTTGAGCATGGCCAGCACAGCGGCCATCCGTCAGCCGAATCGTTCGGTGACGTTTCTTCAAGCTGCCCTAAACGGCCGCGTGCAGGCGTTTGACGAAGAGTTGCGGACGTTGGCCGAACGCCCGTCGTTTGCCTACTATCTCTGTTACGAGTCGCCGTCTGAAGACGACCGCCGTCATCCGCATTTCAGCAAAGAAGGACGGATCGATCTTGCCTGGATGCAAACGGTTATTCCGACGAAAGACGCTGACTTCTACTTCTGCGGCCCGGTGCCGTTTATGAAAACGGTCTATCGCGCCTTAACAGAGTGGGGCGTGCCGGAAGAACGCATCCATTACGAATTTTTCGGCCCGGCCGGCGATTTGACGAAAGACTGA
- the nsrR gene encoding nitric oxide-sensing transcriptional repressor NsrR encodes MQLTNYTEYALRVLLFLGTLDEGEKTNIKEISAAFSLSEHHLSKIVHELGKLGYIETIRGRNGGIRLAKRPEEIVVGAVVRETEDNLSLVECFAAHGNECVLTPVCRLRSVLQEALEAFLRVLDAYTLADLLENRGPLRLLLGGRHSQ; translated from the coding sequence ATGCAGCTGACGAACTATACAGAATATGCGTTGCGTGTGCTGCTGTTTTTAGGAACGCTCGATGAAGGCGAAAAAACAAATATTAAAGAAATTTCCGCTGCGTTTTCCCTCTCTGAGCATCATTTAAGCAAAATTGTCCATGAGCTCGGAAAGCTTGGCTACATCGAAACGATCCGCGGACGCAACGGCGGAATTCGCCTTGCGAAACGACCGGAGGAGATCGTCGTCGGTGCGGTCGTCCGCGAAACCGAGGACAATTTGTCGCTCGTCGAATGTTTTGCCGCTCATGGCAATGAATGCGTCTTGACGCCTGTCTGCCGGCTTCGCTCCGTGCTGCAGGAAGCGCTGGAAGCATTTTTGCGGGTGTTGGACGCCTATACGCTTGCCGATTTGCTTGAAAACCGCGGCCCGCTCCGCCTATTGCTTGGCGGGCGGCACAGCCAATAA
- a CDS encoding FAD-dependent oxidoreductase: MAGGTANNGSPASAGEFYFAPKQAHYKQASPHEGTDGPGLTLAGDYTRQPYFATMEGTVVSGERAATVVARRLGL; the protein is encoded by the coding sequence TTGGCGGGCGGCACAGCCAATAACGGCTCTCCGGCTTCGGCCGGAGAGTTTTATTTTGCGCCCAAGCAGGCACACTATAAGCAAGCATCGCCGCACGAAGGAACAGATGGGCCCGGTTTGACGTTGGCGGGAGACTATACGCGCCAGCCGTACTTTGCGACGATGGAAGGGACGGTCGTCTCAGGGGAGCGGGCGGCAACGGTCGTCGCCCGCCGTCTCGGTTTATGA
- the speE gene encoding polyamine aminopropyltransferase codes for MKQQGNALPPYLHMDNGELWLTEDDRDNLKISYRIKEVIFAEPSEYQHVMILDSYDFGRMLVLDGVVQTTSIDGHIYNEMISHVPLQFHPEAKRALIIGGGDCGAAREAAKYARLEAIEMVEIDEKVVRACKEHLPAVSGNLSDPRVHFIYGDGVAFVHGKEHEYDVIMIDSSDPVGPAEALFSPEFYANVHRALKEDGLMVCQSQSPIFHLDILKRTYRNIRELFPHVLVYTAVVPTYPGGLWSFTIGSKRPLEFPAQTAIPSDTKYVNDAVFRQCFALPEFLRSALDMK; via the coding sequence ATGAAACAGCAAGGAAACGCTTTACCCCCTTACTTGCATATGGACAACGGAGAGCTTTGGCTCACCGAAGATGACCGCGACAATTTGAAAATCAGCTACCGGATCAAAGAGGTGATCTTTGCCGAGCCGTCTGAGTACCAGCATGTCATGATTTTGGATTCGTATGATTTTGGCCGCATGCTCGTGCTAGACGGCGTCGTGCAAACGACCTCGATTGACGGCCATATTTATAATGAAATGATCTCGCACGTGCCGCTTCAGTTTCATCCGGAAGCCAAACGGGCGCTGATCATCGGCGGGGGCGACTGCGGGGCAGCCCGGGAGGCAGCCAAGTATGCCCGCCTCGAGGCGATCGAGATGGTGGAAATTGATGAAAAGGTCGTCCGGGCGTGCAAAGAACATTTGCCGGCCGTCTCCGGCAATTTATCCGACCCGCGCGTCCACTTCATTTATGGCGACGGTGTCGCCTTTGTGCACGGGAAGGAACACGAGTACGATGTCATTATGATCGACTCGTCCGACCCGGTCGGCCCGGCTGAGGCGCTGTTTTCACCAGAGTTTTATGCCAACGTGCACCGGGCGTTAAAAGAGGACGGGTTGATGGTGTGCCAAAGCCAGTCGCCCATTTTCCATTTGGATATTTTAAAGCGGACATACCGCAACATTCGCGAATTGTTCCCGCACGTGCTCGTCTACACGGCGGTTGTGCCGACGTATCCGGGCGGGCTGTGGAGCTTTACGATCGGCTCCAAACGGCCGCTTGAGTTTCCGGCGCAGACGGCGATTCCAAGTGATACGAAATATGTCAATGATGCTGTCTTCCGCCAATGTTTCGCCTTGCCGGAATTTTTGCGTTCAGCGCTCGATATGAAGTAA